ATTTTAAAAATTTGCTATACCCATCTTTAGCTATTCAGGGTTTAAGAATAAAGTTAAATAAGGATATCTACAGATTTTCTAAAGATAAAGTAGAAATAAATGGAAAAGTTATAGGACTTGATGAAAAAGGTTTTGTCAGATTAAACTATTATAATATAGAACAGTATGACATAGTTTCTTTTTTAGATGTAGCAAACCAAAAGGTCAAGCCTGAATATTTTGAAGGTAAGATAGTAATACTTGGTATTACTGATGTTGGTGCAGGCGATATTGTAACTACGCCAATCGGCTCAATCCCAGGACCACTGCTTCACTATACATTTATATCTAACTTATTACAAGATCATATTATAGTAGAGCCTAAGAATATAACTACACTTCTAATATTTTTTATGGTACTGACACCACTTGTTTGGATGATCCTGTTTAAAAAGATCATTACAAGAGTTAGCATAAATTTTGCAGTCTATCTTATTACATATATATTAGTAAGATATCTTTTTGTATCTCAGATGGTATATATAGATATGTTCTTCCCTTTAATTGCCCTACTATTATCCGTTGCTGCAGTTGAATCTATAGCATTTAACCTTCAAGAGAAAAACTCTAAGTTCTTAACAGATACTTTCTCGTCATATCTTTCAGGTGATCTGTTGAATCAGCTTATAGAGCACCCTGATTCATTAAAACTGGGTGGTGAGAAAAAAGAGCTCTCAATTTTATTTAGCGATATTAGAGGTTTTACTACTCTTTCTGAATCTATGGAACCAGAAGCTCTTATTGAAGTACTAAACAGATATTTTACACCTATGACACAGTCTGTACTTGAAAACGGCGGTATGCTTGATAAGTATATAGGTGATGCTGTTATGGCTTTTTATAATGCACCTGTTGATGTAGAGAAGCACGCAGACGCTTCGTGTTTAAGTGCCCTGTCTATGATTGAGCGTTTAAACATCCTTAATAAAGAACTTGAATCTGAAAATATTCCACAGATAAGAATAGGAATAGGGATCAATACAGCTGAGGTTATTGTCGGAAACATAGGCTCAGATGCGAAAAAAGATTATACGGTTATTGGTGATGGGGTGAATCTTGCTTCACGTGTAGAGGGTCTTACTAAAAACTACGGAATTGAGATCTTAATAACTGAGTTTACGGTAAATAGATTAACTAATGAATTCTTATATAGAGAGATTGAACCTGTAAAAGTAAAAGGTAAAGATGAAGCAGTCCTTTTATATGAACTTATGGCAAAAACAGACAGAAATTTAAAACTTAAATCTTTGTATGATGATGCAATGAAAGTTTATAAAGACAATGACTTTGCTAAGGCTGAATATTTATTGGCAAAATTAGTTGAAGAGTTTAACGATTCAGTGTCTAGTTACTTTTTAGAACAAGTTAAAAATAAACATCCTTGGGGTGTACACAAGATGACTACAAAATAGGAATAATTATGAAAACTTCTAGAGCACTAGATGCAACAGAGACATTAGAACTTATATTTATTTATTTAACTGAAGTGACTTCTTTGCGTGATTATGATGAAATTATTATGGTTTTGGCAGATATGGGGCGTGCACTTACATCTTCTGACAGATGTACAGTATGGGTTGTTAGTGATGATAAAAAAACTATATGGACCAAAGTTGCTCACGGTATGGATGCAATAGAGCTTCCTATAGATTCAGGACTTGTAGGTCATACAATTACAACAGGTGAGAAAATTATCTTAGATGATGTATATAAAGACGAGCGTTTTAACCGTGAAATAGATAAAAAAACAGGTTACCGTACAAAAAGTATGATGGTAATACCTATGTTTGACAGGGATGATAATATTATAGGTGCTTTTCAAGTGATCAATCATCAAGGTGAAGAAGGTATTTTTGAAAAAAGAGATATGGAAAGACTTATGCTGGCATCTACATATGCAGCTGAGACTCTTGTATCTGCAAAACTAACAGAAGAGATAGAAGATACACAACGTGAAGTTGTTTTTACAATGGGTGCTATTGGTGAATCAAGGTCTAAAGAGACAGGTAACCATGTAAAGCGTGTTGCAGAGTATTCAAAAATACTAGCACTTGCATATGGTCTAGATCAAGATGAAGCTGAACTTTTAAAACAGGCTTCACCTATGCACGATATAGGCAAAATAGCTATACCAGATGCAATTTTAAAAAAGCCAGGACGTTTTGATGCAGATGAGCGTAAGATTATGGAGACTCATGCTGAACTTGGTTATAACATGGTTAAAAACTCTGAACGCAAACTTTTAAAAGCAGCTTCTATTGTTGCTTATGAGCATCATGAAAAATGGGATGGAACTGGATACCCAAGAGGAATCGCAGCAGAAGACATTCATATTTACGGTAGAATAACTGCAATAGCAGATGTATTTGATGCACTTGGGTCTGATAGAGTTTATAAAAAAGCATGGGAAGATGAAAGGATATTTAATCTCTTTAAAGAAGAGAGCGGAAAACAGTTTGATCCAAAGCTCATCGATCTATTTTTTGAAAATTTAGAAAGTATACTGGAAGTAAGAGATAACTTTAAAGATACATATAAAGAAGAGGTCAAAGAGGTTCAAGAGAGTGCAAACCAGATACAAGTCCTTGGAGCTTATGGAACAAAAGCTCCCGGTTTTGGAACAAGTGCATTTTTACTAAATAGAAGCAATGTTATAGATGCAGGAAATCTTTTAAGACCTCTAAAAGATGATTCTATATATATAGAAAACATTTGGCTTACCCATTCACACCTTGATCATATAAGCGATATTGCATACATATTGGATAACTATTTTTCAGAACGTACAAAAACATTAAACATAATAGGACTGCCAGAGACACTTAATGTTTTAAAAGAACATTTCTTAAATAATAACATTTGGCCAGACTTTTCTAAAATACCTTTGGTACATTCCCAAATGATGGCAATACAATATAAAGAGATAGAACTTGGTAAAGCTTACGAAATAGGTGATGGTGAATATATAGAAGCATTTGCAACGGATCATACTGTTCCATCATGCGGATATATATTTAAAAAAGATGATTCATCTGTACTTATTACAGCCGATACATTTGATATGACTAATATATATAAAATAATAAACTCAAGAAAAGATATAAAATCTGTTGTATTTGAATGTTCATTTCCATCAACTATGGAACATTTGGCAATAACTTCTAAGCATTTAACACCAAAATTTCTTTTTGAGTCGTTTAAAAATTTA
This region of Sulfurimonas sp. genomic DNA includes:
- a CDS encoding CHASE2 domain-containing protein — encoded protein: MKDKLIYLAVLVPILVVTVLLQVYKVEPFESFSLRFNDVNFDLQKKEISKNVVFVAIDEPSVNKFGRWPWNREVLAEGMSNLNQADVVLMDMIFSEPTTKEQDSALAETISSLNNSVCGFFLRHNATQDIGESELEILTDSSLDMLQAQISENGNPSFVPAPFAEMNIYPILEACTLSGSFSTLAEADHLLRSYPIAVYFKNLLYPSLAIQGLRIKLNKDIYRFSKDKVEINGKVIGLDEKGFVRLNYYNIEQYDIVSFLDVANQKVKPEYFEGKIVILGITDVGAGDIVTTPIGSIPGPLLHYTFISNLLQDHIIVEPKNITTLLIFFMVLTPLVWMILFKKIITRVSINFAVYLITYILVRYLFVSQMVYIDMFFPLIALLLSVAAVESIAFNLQEKNSKFLTDTFSSYLSGDLLNQLIEHPDSLKLGGEKKELSILFSDIRGFTTLSESMEPEALIEVLNRYFTPMTQSVLENGGMLDKYIGDAVMAFYNAPVDVEKHADASCLSALSMIERLNILNKELESENIPQIRIGIGINTAEVIVGNIGSDAKKDYTVIGDGVNLASRVEGLTKNYGIEILITEFTVNRLTNEFLYREIEPVKVKGKDEAVLLYELMAKTDRNLKLKSLYDDAMKVYKDNDFAKAEYLLAKLVEEFNDSVSSYFLEQVKNKHPWGVHKMTTK
- a CDS encoding HD domain-containing phosphohydrolase, with translation MKTSRALDATETLELIFIYLTEVTSLRDYDEIIMVLADMGRALTSSDRCTVWVVSDDKKTIWTKVAHGMDAIELPIDSGLVGHTITTGEKIILDDVYKDERFNREIDKKTGYRTKSMMVIPMFDRDDNIIGAFQVINHQGEEGIFEKRDMERLMLASTYAAETLVSAKLTEEIEDTQREVVFTMGAIGESRSKETGNHVKRVAEYSKILALAYGLDQDEAELLKQASPMHDIGKIAIPDAILKKPGRFDADERKIMETHAELGYNMVKNSERKLLKAASIVAYEHHEKWDGTGYPRGIAAEDIHIYGRITAIADVFDALGSDRVYKKAWEDERIFNLFKEESGKQFDPKLIDLFFENLESILEVRDNFKDTYKEEVKEVQESANQIQVLGAYGTKAPGFGTSAFLLNRSNVIDAGNLLRPLKDDSIYIENIWLTHSHLDHISDIAYILDNYFSERTKTLNIIGLPETLNVLKEHFLNNNIWPDFSKIPLVHSQMMAIQYKEIELGKAYEIGDGEYIEAFATDHTVPSCGYIFKKDDSSVLITADTFDMTNIYKIINSRKDIKSVVFECSFPSTMEHLAITSKHLTPKFLFESFKNLKRDDISIFINHIKPAFLNTIAKEIGDLSTEFCPKILKDEDFIKF